A stretch of DNA from Deferribacterota bacterium:
TAAAAATAATAAATATTATTTTGAAGGTCTTTCGAAGGATATAAAGGAAATATTTGCAGGTATTGGTCTAATTTAAAATAAAAAGGGGGTTCAAAGATTTGCTATGGATGAAAATGAGAAATTTGAGACAAAAATGAAACGGCTTGAGAGTATCGTTGACAGGTTTGAAAAGGAAGAAATAGGCATAGAAGAATCACTAGAGCTTTTTCAAGAGGGAATCAAGTTGGGCAAAGAATGTAGAAAGATCTTGGATAATATTGAGTTGAAGGTTAGGGAGGTCTTAAAAGACGATTTAAGTGTTAAAGAATGGGATTGCGATGTTTAACGTTGAATCATATATTAAATTTTGGGCA
This window harbors:
- the xseB gene encoding exodeoxyribonuclease VII small subunit; its protein translation is MDENEKFETKMKRLESIVDRFEKEEIGIEESLELFQEGIKLGKECRKILDNIELKVREVLKDDLSVKEWDCDV